The proteins below are encoded in one region of Paenarthrobacter ilicis:
- a CDS encoding M48 family metallopeptidase, with protein sequence MGRPSSTTADSPSLTEDGSPVVVRRSTRRRRTVSAFWEDGKAVVAIPATFTVAQEREWVGRMLSKLKKQGERQAGGKRRRPASDEELSRHAAHLSRTYLGGRSRPTSVRWVGNQNSRWGSATPADGSIRLSTKLQPMPQWVIDYVLVHELAHLLVAGHNAAFWELVEAYPETQRAKAFLEGVAFATSRGLPPGTNGDDPDDVLE encoded by the coding sequence ATGGGACGGCCTTCTTCCACCACGGCAGACTCCCCGTCCCTGACCGAGGATGGCTCCCCCGTAGTGGTCCGTAGGTCCACGCGGCGGCGAAGAACGGTGTCGGCGTTCTGGGAAGACGGAAAAGCCGTGGTCGCGATCCCTGCCACCTTTACCGTGGCACAGGAACGCGAATGGGTGGGACGCATGCTCTCCAAGCTCAAAAAGCAGGGTGAGCGCCAGGCAGGCGGGAAAAGGCGCCGGCCTGCTTCGGACGAAGAACTGTCCCGCCACGCTGCCCATCTTTCACGCACCTACCTGGGTGGCCGATCCCGTCCAACATCTGTTCGTTGGGTCGGCAACCAGAACTCGCGGTGGGGTTCGGCGACTCCTGCGGATGGCAGCATCCGCTTGTCAACCAAGCTTCAACCCATGCCCCAGTGGGTCATCGATTATGTGCTGGTCCATGAACTTGCGCACTTGTTGGTGGCCGGGCACAACGCAGCGTTCTGGGAGCTCGTGGAGGCTTATCCCGAGACCCAGCGCGCCAAGGCATTCCTGGAGGGCGTGGCATTTGCCACCTCCCGTGGACTTCCCCCGGGCACCAACGGGGACGATCCGGACGATGTGCTGGAGTAA
- a CDS encoding UvrD-helicase domain-containing protein, whose translation MTAGLFDTGASLEERILGGLDDEQREVASTLTGPMCVLAGAGTGKTRAITHRIAYGVHSGVYSPQRLLAVTFTSRAAAEMRSRLRDLGVASVQARTFHAAALRQLQFFWPQAIGGTLPSLLDHKANMIAEASRRLRLSTDRASIRDLAAEIEWAKVSMLTPANYLENAQGRGTPGGFDLTAVSRVFQAYEDLKTDRNVIDFEDVLLITVGILQEDPKVAATVREQYRHFVVDEYQDVSPLQQRLLELWLGGRDELCVVGDASQTIYSFTGASPKHLLEFKARYPGASVVKLIRDYRSTPQVVKLANDLLGSRRSGGPAADAAWAPPLKLVAQRPGGSEPKFMECPDDDAEAAVVAGRIRELLGSGVKASEIAILFRTNGQSSAYEQALASAGIGYQLRGGERFFARKEVRDAILQLRAATRAVAEGPQESLGQIVRDIVSSLGYTDAPPHNGGALRERWESLAALVALADELAVSRGEQFTLAEFVNELQERSVAQHAPTVQGVTLASLHSAKGLEWDAVFLVGLSEGLMPISFADTPEDVDEERRLLYVGITRAREYLTMSWSTARTPGGRANRKPSRFLDGLRPDSVASANARSKSGPVRRKAAAPASCRVCGSMLASGAERKIGRCNQCPPTYEEQTFDSLRQWRRDEAQSADVPAYVVFTDATLTAIAEARPSSLEELAALAGVGPSKLERYGEAVLAVLAESTDL comes from the coding sequence GTGACAGCAGGGCTTTTTGATACCGGGGCTTCGCTGGAAGAGCGGATTCTGGGGGGCCTGGATGATGAGCAACGCGAAGTAGCCAGCACGTTGACAGGACCAATGTGCGTCCTCGCCGGTGCAGGTACCGGTAAAACCCGGGCCATTACCCATCGGATTGCCTACGGAGTGCATTCGGGGGTTTACAGTCCCCAAAGGCTCCTCGCCGTCACCTTCACTTCGCGTGCCGCCGCGGAGATGCGCAGCCGGCTCAGGGACCTCGGGGTTGCCAGTGTGCAGGCCCGGACTTTCCACGCGGCCGCGCTGAGGCAACTTCAGTTCTTCTGGCCACAAGCAATCGGTGGAACCCTGCCCAGCCTGCTGGACCACAAAGCAAACATGATCGCGGAAGCGTCGCGACGCCTGCGTCTGAGCACCGACCGCGCTTCCATCCGTGACCTGGCCGCAGAAATTGAGTGGGCCAAAGTCTCCATGCTGACGCCCGCCAACTACCTGGAGAACGCGCAGGGCCGTGGAACTCCCGGTGGATTCGACCTGACTGCAGTGTCCAGGGTATTCCAGGCGTATGAGGACCTGAAGACGGATCGGAACGTCATCGACTTCGAGGACGTTCTCCTAATCACCGTGGGCATCCTGCAGGAGGATCCCAAGGTGGCCGCCACTGTCCGCGAGCAGTACCGGCACTTCGTGGTGGATGAGTACCAGGACGTATCACCGCTGCAGCAAAGGCTTCTGGAGTTGTGGCTTGGAGGCCGGGACGAGCTCTGCGTGGTGGGAGACGCCAGCCAGACCATCTACTCCTTTACGGGGGCATCTCCCAAGCACCTTCTGGAGTTCAAGGCCCGTTACCCCGGGGCTTCGGTGGTCAAGCTCATCCGTGACTACCGCTCCACGCCGCAGGTAGTAAAGCTGGCCAATGATCTGCTGGGCTCACGACGCAGCGGAGGCCCCGCTGCGGATGCTGCGTGGGCTCCTCCGCTGAAACTGGTGGCCCAACGGCCGGGGGGTTCCGAGCCGAAGTTCATGGAATGCCCGGACGATGACGCGGAAGCTGCCGTGGTTGCGGGCCGGATCCGTGAGTTGCTCGGTTCCGGAGTCAAGGCCAGTGAAATCGCCATCCTGTTCAGGACCAACGGTCAGTCCAGTGCCTATGAACAAGCCTTGGCTTCCGCGGGGATCGGCTACCAGCTCAGGGGCGGAGAACGCTTTTTTGCCCGGAAGGAAGTCCGGGACGCCATTCTCCAACTGCGAGCTGCCACCAGGGCGGTTGCCGAGGGACCCCAGGAATCGCTGGGCCAGATTGTCCGCGACATCGTGTCCTCCCTTGGTTACACGGACGCACCCCCGCACAACGGCGGTGCCCTCCGTGAGCGCTGGGAATCCCTGGCTGCCTTGGTGGCCTTGGCCGATGAACTTGCCGTCAGCCGCGGGGAGCAGTTCACTTTGGCGGAGTTTGTCAACGAACTCCAGGAGCGCTCAGTGGCCCAGCACGCCCCCACAGTCCAAGGCGTGACACTGGCGTCACTGCACTCCGCGAAGGGCCTTGAGTGGGACGCGGTGTTCCTTGTGGGGTTGAGTGAAGGCCTGATGCCCATCTCCTTCGCTGATACCCCTGAAGATGTGGATGAGGAACGCCGGCTGCTGTACGTCGGCATCACCCGCGCGCGTGAGTACTTGACGATGTCCTGGTCCACCGCACGCACCCCCGGCGGCCGTGCCAACCGGAAACCGTCGCGTTTCCTTGATGGACTCCGCCCGGATTCCGTCGCGTCTGCCAATGCGAGGAGCAAATCGGGTCCGGTTCGTCGCAAGGCGGCGGCACCGGCGTCGTGCAGGGTGTGCGGCAGCATGCTGGCCAGCGGCGCGGAGCGAAAGATTGGACGCTGCAACCAGTGCCCGCCGACGTATGAGGAACAGACCTTCGACTCATTGCGGCAATGGCGCAGGGATGAAGCGCAGAGCGCCGATGTGCCGGCGTATGTGGTCTTCACGGATGCGACGCTCACCGCCATCGCCGAAGCACGGCCGTCCTCCCTGGAGGAACTGGCTGCACTGGCCGGCGTCGGCCCTTCCAAGCTGGAACGCTACGGGGAAGCCGTACTGGCGGTCTTGGCTGAAAGCACGGATCTTTGA
- a CDS encoding phosphotransferase, with protein MRKTPLELAAIATAAVPGLAPTATAYSPDDDADFDSALLLDAEGKRWRVRSPRHPEASTRLETEFMVLRAFAPAIRAELPFHVPTIAGTVRQGDLTTFVYAHLQGSVLSIDELSAGSPALAREVGVALAAVHDLPLSLVINADLPSYSANEFRQRKLNELDQAATTGKIPASLLRRWEHALEDVALWRFNTSVVHGDLHEDNLMVHEDTVTALTGWTDLRIGDPADDFAWLVASNEASFVEAVLSEYTQARRETPDSHLLRRAALLAEFALAQYLVKAMAAGHQDMTAEAESMLRTLADDIEEQTRREQEARAAEAEAEAEAEAAEQELHHQKQSAVSVTPIPAERPSPAANNGAEDKKGPEDTSTAAISVVDITPLPASKP; from the coding sequence GTGAGAAAAACACCGCTGGAACTGGCCGCCATAGCTACTGCGGCGGTGCCTGGACTGGCGCCGACGGCTACCGCATACTCCCCCGACGATGATGCTGATTTCGACTCGGCGCTGCTACTTGACGCCGAAGGCAAACGCTGGCGGGTCCGTTCGCCGCGCCACCCGGAGGCGAGCACCCGGTTGGAAACCGAATTCATGGTTCTGAGGGCCTTTGCTCCCGCGATCCGCGCGGAGTTGCCGTTCCATGTGCCGACAATCGCCGGCACGGTCCGTCAGGGAGACCTCACCACGTTTGTTTACGCGCATCTGCAGGGATCAGTCCTCTCCATCGACGAACTGTCGGCCGGCAGCCCTGCACTGGCCCGCGAGGTCGGAGTTGCCCTGGCCGCCGTCCATGACCTTCCCTTGAGCCTTGTCATCAATGCCGACCTGCCAAGCTACTCGGCCAACGAGTTCCGCCAGCGCAAGCTGAATGAACTTGACCAAGCGGCAACCACCGGAAAAATTCCGGCCTCCCTGCTCCGCAGGTGGGAACATGCCCTTGAAGATGTTGCCCTCTGGCGCTTCAACACCTCTGTTGTTCATGGCGATCTCCACGAAGACAACCTGATGGTGCACGAAGACACCGTTACTGCACTCACGGGATGGACCGATCTCCGTATTGGCGATCCCGCAGATGATTTTGCCTGGCTGGTGGCCTCCAATGAAGCCTCGTTTGTGGAAGCAGTTCTCAGCGAATACACCCAGGCCCGGCGCGAAACACCGGACAGCCACCTCCTGCGCCGTGCCGCGTTGTTGGCGGAGTTTGCCCTGGCCCAGTACCTGGTCAAGGCCATGGCGGCCGGGCATCAGGACATGACGGCCGAAGCCGAGTCGATGCTCAGGACGCTGGCAGATGACATTGAGGAACAAACACGGCGGGAGCAGGAGGCACGCGCCGCTGAAGCAGAGGCCGAAGCCGAAGCCGAAGCCGCGGAACAAGAGCTCCACCACCAAAAGCAATCCGCAGTGAGCGTCACCCCCATTCCCGCTGAGCGTCCTTCGCCCGCTGCAAACAACGGTGCCGAAGACAAAAAAGGCCCTGAAGACACCTCCACGGCAGCCATCAGCGTTGTGGATATCACTCCCCTGCCTGCCAGCAAGCCCTGA
- the nudC gene encoding NAD(+) diphosphatase: protein MSYTESQALANHLTETVLPVRPAVVDRGSGERMKPGMVDGLIASGSARAMVISRRQALVTAHGLWLGDALQLREALGADATAIYLGTTLGESSIPAGTPVVLFTVEEPPQPGTSSVPAHAEWAGFREVAARLDATDTALFVEASAIANWHANHTHCPKCGAPTDIEAGGWVRRCPKDQSEHYPRTDPAIIVTVVGPDDRLLLGGGGPVDAKNYSTLAGFVEPGESLEQAVVREIGEEVGVRVTACQYLGSQSWPFPASLMLGFTATTDDAVARPDGVEVTRARWFSREELQAAVLNGEITISSRLSIARSLIEHWYGGVIEDLQP from the coding sequence ATGAGTTATACGGAGTCCCAGGCACTGGCCAACCACCTCACGGAAACGGTTCTTCCCGTCCGGCCGGCAGTGGTTGACCGGGGCTCCGGCGAGCGTATGAAACCCGGCATGGTTGACGGGCTCATCGCCTCCGGTTCTGCCCGTGCCATGGTGATATCCCGGCGTCAGGCGCTGGTTACGGCCCACGGGCTCTGGCTCGGTGATGCTTTGCAGCTCCGGGAGGCTCTCGGAGCTGACGCCACGGCCATCTACCTGGGCACCACTTTGGGCGAGTCCTCCATCCCTGCCGGTACGCCAGTGGTTCTGTTTACTGTTGAAGAACCCCCGCAGCCGGGCACTTCATCTGTTCCTGCACATGCTGAATGGGCCGGTTTCCGTGAGGTGGCTGCCCGTCTGGACGCCACGGACACTGCACTTTTTGTCGAGGCAAGCGCCATCGCGAATTGGCACGCAAACCATACCCACTGCCCCAAGTGCGGGGCACCCACCGATATTGAAGCCGGGGGATGGGTCAGGCGCTGCCCCAAGGACCAGTCTGAGCACTACCCCCGCACGGATCCTGCCATCATCGTCACTGTTGTAGGTCCCGATGACCGCCTCCTGTTGGGCGGCGGGGGACCGGTTGATGCCAAGAACTATTCAACGCTGGCGGGGTTCGTCGAGCCCGGAGAGTCACTGGAACAGGCCGTGGTCCGCGAGATCGGGGAAGAAGTGGGTGTCCGCGTGACGGCCTGCCAGTACCTGGGCTCGCAGTCGTGGCCGTTTCCGGCATCGCTGATGCTCGGTTTTACCGCCACAACGGACGACGCCGTCGCCCGGCCCGACGGCGTTGAGGTCACCCGGGCCCGGTGGTTCAGCCGCGAAGAACTGCAGGCAGCGGTCCTCAACGGCGAGATCACCATTTCTTCCCGCCTGTCCATTGCCCGTTCCCTGATCGAACATTGGTACGGCGGCGTCATCGAAGACCTCCAGCCGTGA
- a CDS encoding zinc-dependent metalloprotease — MTSNPNNPSNDDENPKDPLAEMLQNLMGGQGMGNVDPAELAKAAGLPNDPQLLQQMFAQVQAMMSSTSEGPVNWQLAHDNARRVAAAGTDPSVGPQQSRDVDEALRLAELWLDPVTDLSATGLIGRAWSRAEWVEATLGTWKRLTEPVANSIANALSSALTEQMPEEMKAMMGGASSMLQNMGGAIFGMQLGQAIGALSAEVVSSTDIGVPLADLEMALLPANVAKFGEGLSLPESDVRLFLAVREAAHARLFVQVPWLRGHLLGAIEAYARGIHIDMSRIEDLARDLDPSNPEGIQEALSQGVFTPERTPVQTAALEKLETALALVEGWVDELTAEATANVLPSATALRETVRRRRATGGPAEHAFSSLVGLELRPRRLREAATLWATLKEERGIEGRDAIWHHPDLLPTGEDLDDPKGFSERRRLAEASDSEVDDALQKLLSGGYDEPGNDAGGSDPDGTDTDPGTTAPPSDK; from the coding sequence ATGACTTCAAACCCCAATAATCCGTCCAATGATGACGAGAACCCCAAGGATCCGCTGGCAGAAATGTTGCAGAACCTGATGGGCGGCCAAGGCATGGGCAACGTTGATCCAGCCGAACTGGCCAAGGCAGCGGGCCTGCCCAATGACCCCCAGCTCCTCCAGCAGATGTTCGCGCAGGTCCAGGCCATGATGAGCTCCACCTCCGAGGGGCCGGTTAACTGGCAGCTGGCCCATGACAACGCCCGGCGCGTGGCAGCCGCCGGCACTGATCCGTCCGTCGGACCCCAGCAGTCCAGGGACGTGGATGAAGCCCTGCGCCTGGCAGAGCTCTGGTTGGACCCTGTCACCGACCTCTCCGCAACGGGCCTGATTGGCCGTGCATGGTCACGCGCCGAGTGGGTGGAAGCCACCCTGGGCACGTGGAAGCGACTCACGGAACCCGTGGCCAACAGCATCGCCAACGCTCTTTCCAGTGCCCTCACGGAACAGATGCCCGAGGAAATGAAAGCGATGATGGGCGGCGCGTCCTCCATGCTCCAGAACATGGGCGGCGCGATCTTCGGAATGCAACTGGGGCAGGCCATTGGCGCTTTGTCCGCCGAGGTAGTCAGCTCAACTGACATCGGCGTTCCGCTGGCAGACCTTGAGATGGCGCTCCTGCCGGCCAATGTGGCCAAATTCGGCGAAGGCCTCAGCCTCCCGGAAAGCGATGTTCGGCTCTTCCTCGCCGTCCGCGAGGCCGCCCACGCCCGGCTCTTTGTCCAGGTTCCCTGGCTGCGGGGCCACCTGCTCGGCGCCATAGAGGCCTACGCGCGCGGTATCCACATCGACATGTCACGCATCGAGGACCTCGCCAGGGATCTGGACCCCAGCAATCCGGAGGGAATACAGGAAGCCTTGTCCCAGGGCGTCTTCACCCCTGAGCGCACACCGGTTCAGACCGCAGCACTGGAGAAGCTTGAGACCGCCTTGGCCCTCGTTGAAGGCTGGGTTGACGAACTGACTGCCGAGGCTACGGCCAACGTCCTGCCGTCCGCCACCGCCCTGCGTGAAACAGTGCGTCGCCGTCGGGCCACTGGCGGACCCGCGGAACATGCTTTCTCGTCGTTGGTGGGCCTGGAACTGCGTCCCCGTCGGTTGCGCGAGGCGGCCACACTGTGGGCAACACTCAAGGAAGAACGCGGCATTGAGGGCCGGGATGCAATCTGGCATCACCCTGACCTGCTCCCCACCGGCGAAGACCTCGATGATCCGAAGGGCTTCTCCGAGCGCCGGAGGCTCGCTGAAGCCAGCGACAGCGAAGTTGACGATGCGCTTCAGAAGTTGCTGAGCGGCGGATACGACGAGCCCGGCAACGACGCGGGCGGTTCCGATCCGGACGGGACGGATACCGACCCGGGCACCACCGCCCCGCCGTCGGACAAGTAG
- a CDS encoding PDZ domain-containing protein yields the protein MLNSPSPEGSLDPRPRHDADGPVETPPAARDTRFMLMVVSGLVALGLGIGAAALPVPYVIESPGPTFNTLGKDGGKPVITITGRDSFPASGNLDLTTVVMAGGPKTPATIFDIFRAWLDPSKAVYPEELIYPKGTTAEQTVKQGEVAMETSQENAVAAALRELDIPFEQRLTVAGLSEPSPSQGKIQEGDRLVSINGKAMTSMSVIQAELVAAAGAPAAVVVDRKGSSVTETITPTKNDAGRYVLGVLLASDFTFPFDVRISLDNVGGPSAGMMFALGIVDSLTPGDLTGGKHVAGTGTITADGAVGPIGGIAQKMIGARGQGATMFLAPAANCSDVVGHVPDGLQVVKVETLADATSAVEKLASGGDTSGLPTCTNN from the coding sequence ATGCTTAATTCGCCCAGCCCAGAGGGCTCATTGGACCCCCGTCCACGCCATGACGCCGACGGACCCGTGGAAACGCCGCCGGCAGCACGCGATACCCGGTTCATGCTGATGGTCGTTTCAGGGCTGGTGGCACTGGGCCTTGGAATCGGGGCGGCAGCGCTGCCGGTGCCCTACGTCATCGAGTCGCCGGGTCCCACATTCAACACTCTGGGAAAAGACGGCGGCAAGCCCGTCATCACCATCACGGGCCGGGATTCCTTCCCGGCCAGTGGCAACCTGGACCTCACCACCGTAGTGATGGCAGGCGGCCCCAAGACCCCGGCCACCATCTTCGACATCTTCCGCGCCTGGTTGGATCCCTCCAAAGCCGTGTACCCCGAGGAACTTATCTACCCCAAGGGAACCACTGCCGAGCAGACGGTCAAGCAAGGGGAGGTGGCCATGGAGACTTCCCAGGAAAACGCTGTTGCCGCTGCACTGCGGGAACTCGACATCCCCTTCGAACAGCGCCTCACCGTTGCAGGCCTGTCAGAGCCGTCGCCATCGCAGGGAAAGATCCAGGAGGGCGATCGCCTCGTATCCATCAACGGCAAGGCCATGACGTCCATGAGCGTGATCCAGGCTGAACTTGTCGCAGCGGCGGGTGCCCCCGCCGCCGTCGTGGTTGACCGTAAGGGTTCCTCGGTCACTGAAACCATTACACCCACAAAGAACGACGCCGGACGGTACGTTTTGGGGGTGCTGCTGGCCAGTGATTTCACGTTCCCGTTCGACGTCCGCATCTCGCTCGACAACGTGGGTGGGCCGAGCGCAGGCATGATGTTTGCGCTGGGCATCGTGGACAGCCTGACGCCGGGGGACCTCACCGGAGGCAAACATGTAGCCGGCACCGGCACCATCACTGCCGACGGCGCAGTGGGCCCCATTGGCGGAATTGCCCAGAAGATGATCGGAGCCAGGGGACAGGGCGCCACCATGTTCCTGGCGCCGGCGGCCAACTGTTCCGATGTTGTGGGACATGTTCCGGACGGATTGCAGGTGGTCAAAGTGGAAACCCTGGCCGATGCCACCTCTGCTGTTGAAAAGCTCGCGTCAGGTGGCGACACGTCTGGCCTTCCCACCTGCACAAACAACTAG
- a CDS encoding ATP-dependent helicase, whose amino-acid sequence MTTELLDGLAAGTPDGGGVPAPRFTPSQLADILGEKNHPTSEQAAIISSPLTPRLVIAGAGSGKTATMADRVVWLVANGWARPEEILGVTFTRKAAGELASRIRTKLAALQRIASADDGSYGFPPGLLGADDLEPKVSTYHSYASSIVSDYGLRLGIERDVVLLGTAQSWQLASEIVEAYDGEYEHFTAAKSTLVNAVIQLAGECAEHLQDPAEVRDWVLEQVQRFVELPYVAGARKNPTQAAGELASMLRTRASVADMVVRYQDAKRQRGVLDFGDLVALAAKIAREIPLAAATERARYKVVLLDEFQDTSHAQLVLFSRLFGQGHAVTAVGDPNQSIYGFRGASAGQLFHFVQEFPVRGPVQDGNQASYSVAPTSYLTTAWRNGRHILEAANTIAAPLNKAAAAEGPAGARDTAGSVSVPALVPSPAAVDGSVVIGRFATDEDEAAVIGRDIGRYQRTVFEEEADGTPVPPTMAVLCRRRAQMECLRREFEHQGIPYEIVGLGGLLDTPEIVDLVATLRVLADPGRSDALMRLLAGARWRIGTADLMAFNDWSRFLARRRSNLDAAGSADDDEEASDVVVESDITDAASLVEALDRLPRPGWTSGHGRSLSDAGMERLSTLASELRGLRSFLGDDLTTLLGEVERAMLLDIEVAAKPGISIHQARRNLDAFQDAAAGFLQTSQRIDLLAFLSWLEAAASEEGGLDIAPVETNREAVQLLTVHASKGLEWDVVFVPGLNAGSFPSTRDSRWSSGSAALPWPLRGDRRDLPQWDLDQPDQKGWLDAEKEFKSEVQHHGEAEERRLAYVAYTRAKFVLWASSAAWNGSRSGMAEMSGFLSELAPLTAQPAARAAIHRESVAEEALPQESPLTAILEVARFPYDPLEGPIDPRTGSRLRLAPGRRQSMDQAAAAVRSFMAVPDQLQRPEGLSGAPERWWHEAELLLDRRKLRASSHDVHLPSHISASLFVDLGTDPHAVVTQLRRPVPREPGMSARKGTAFHAWVEEYFATTGVLDLDEAPGSDSHIDQAYGLDQMVEAFKNSEWADRAPAFVEVPVETRIGDVVVRGRIDAVFRDADGHWQLIDWKTGRRPSGRQLASRAVQLAVYRLAWARLKNVPLEDVSAAFYYVAEDALVRPHDLGSAEDLERIVTSALSGQALPAQP is encoded by the coding sequence ATGACAACCGAGCTCCTTGATGGATTGGCCGCAGGGACACCTGATGGCGGGGGCGTACCCGCTCCCCGGTTTACCCCCTCCCAACTCGCCGACATCCTTGGCGAGAAGAACCATCCCACCAGTGAGCAAGCAGCCATCATTTCATCGCCGCTCACCCCACGGCTGGTGATCGCAGGTGCCGGGTCCGGGAAAACGGCCACCATGGCAGACAGGGTAGTTTGGCTTGTCGCCAATGGGTGGGCGCGACCTGAAGAAATCCTGGGCGTCACCTTCACCCGGAAAGCCGCGGGGGAGTTGGCCAGCAGGATCAGGACCAAGTTAGCCGCGCTGCAGCGCATTGCCTCTGCTGATGACGGGAGCTACGGTTTCCCACCCGGACTCCTCGGAGCCGACGACCTCGAGCCGAAGGTCTCCACGTACCATTCTTATGCCAGCAGCATCGTGTCCGATTATGGGCTGCGCCTGGGCATTGAACGCGACGTCGTATTGCTCGGTACTGCCCAGTCCTGGCAGTTGGCCAGTGAGATCGTGGAAGCTTACGACGGCGAGTACGAGCATTTCACGGCTGCCAAGTCCACGCTGGTCAATGCCGTCATTCAACTGGCAGGGGAGTGCGCGGAACATCTTCAGGACCCCGCCGAAGTCCGCGATTGGGTGCTGGAGCAAGTGCAACGGTTCGTGGAACTTCCTTACGTTGCCGGAGCCAGGAAGAATCCAACCCAGGCTGCCGGGGAGCTTGCCTCCATGCTCCGCACCCGTGCCAGTGTGGCTGACATGGTGGTGCGATACCAGGATGCCAAGCGCCAGCGAGGGGTTCTGGACTTCGGGGACCTCGTGGCGTTGGCCGCCAAGATCGCCCGCGAGATCCCCTTGGCGGCTGCCACCGAGCGCGCCCGTTACAAGGTGGTTCTTCTCGATGAGTTCCAGGACACCTCGCACGCGCAGCTGGTCCTGTTCTCACGTTTGTTCGGTCAGGGGCATGCCGTCACAGCCGTGGGTGACCCCAATCAATCCATTTACGGTTTCCGGGGAGCCTCAGCCGGCCAGTTGTTCCATTTTGTCCAGGAGTTTCCTGTTCGCGGCCCGGTCCAGGACGGCAACCAAGCGAGCTACTCCGTAGCGCCAACGTCCTATCTGACAACCGCGTGGCGCAATGGGCGCCATATCCTCGAAGCCGCCAACACCATAGCCGCACCGTTGAACAAAGCAGCGGCAGCTGAGGGTCCGGCCGGCGCGCGGGACACCGCCGGCAGCGTGTCTGTTCCAGCGTTGGTGCCCAGCCCCGCGGCTGTGGACGGCAGCGTGGTCATCGGCCGCTTTGCCACAGACGAGGACGAAGCCGCCGTGATCGGCCGCGACATCGGGCGCTACCAGCGGACAGTCTTCGAGGAAGAAGCTGATGGAACACCGGTGCCTCCCACCATGGCAGTTCTGTGCCGGAGGCGGGCACAGATGGAGTGCCTTCGCAGGGAGTTCGAGCACCAGGGAATTCCCTACGAAATTGTCGGACTGGGGGGTTTGCTGGATACTCCTGAAATTGTGGACCTGGTAGCAACACTGCGGGTCCTTGCCGATCCCGGACGATCCGATGCCTTGATGCGTTTGCTGGCCGGTGCCAGATGGCGCATTGGGACGGCCGACCTGATGGCGTTCAACGATTGGTCCCGTTTCCTTGCCCGCCGCCGCTCAAACCTGGATGCTGCGGGGTCAGCCGACGACGACGAAGAGGCTTCGGACGTGGTGGTGGAAAGCGACATCACCGATGCCGCCAGCCTGGTGGAGGCACTCGATCGCCTGCCGCGGCCCGGGTGGACATCCGGGCATGGCAGGAGCCTCAGCGACGCAGGCATGGAGCGGCTGTCCACGCTGGCATCGGAACTCCGTGGCCTGAGGAGTTTCCTGGGGGACGATCTCACCACGTTGCTGGGTGAGGTGGAGCGCGCCATGCTTTTGGATATTGAAGTCGCCGCCAAGCCGGGTATCAGCATCCACCAGGCCCGCCGGAATCTCGACGCCTTCCAGGACGCTGCGGCAGGGTTCCTCCAGACGTCCCAGCGCATTGACCTTCTGGCGTTTCTTTCCTGGCTTGAAGCGGCTGCTTCCGAGGAAGGAGGACTGGACATTGCTCCGGTGGAGACCAACCGGGAGGCCGTCCAGTTATTGACTGTCCACGCTTCCAAGGGCCTGGAATGGGATGTTGTTTTTGTTCCCGGCCTCAACGCGGGTTCGTTCCCCAGCACCAGGGACTCACGGTGGAGCAGTGGCTCGGCTGCCTTGCCGTGGCCTTTGCGCGGTGATCGTCGTGATCTTCCGCAGTGGGACCTGGACCAGCCGGACCAGAAGGGCTGGCTCGACGCCGAAAAGGAGTTCAAGTCCGAGGTCCAGCACCACGGTGAGGCCGAAGAGCGGAGGCTGGCTTACGTTGCCTATACCAGGGCGAAGTTCGTCTTGTGGGCTTCCAGTGCGGCGTGGAACGGTTCACGCTCAGGAATGGCGGAAATGTCGGGTTTCCTCTCGGAACTGGCCCCTCTCACAGCCCAGCCGGCCGCGCGGGCAGCGATCCACCGGGAGTCTGTGGCCGAAGAGGCTCTTCCCCAGGAAAGCCCGTTGACGGCCATCCTCGAAGTGGCCCGGTTCCCCTATGATCCGCTGGAGGGCCCCATCGATCCCCGCACCGGATCCCGTCTCCGGCTGGCTCCGGGGCGCAGGCAATCGATGGATCAAGCAGCCGCCGCCGTGCGGTCCTTCATGGCGGTTCCCGATCAATTGCAGCGACCGGAGGGTTTGTCCGGCGCGCCGGAACGGTGGTGGCATGAGGCGGAGCTGCTGTTGGATCGCCGGAAGCTGCGTGCCTCATCCCACGATGTCCACTTGCCCAGCCACATCTCGGCTTCCCTGTTCGTGGACCTGGGAACGGATCCGCATGCCGTCGTCACTCAACTGAGAAGGCCGGTTCCCAGGGAGCCCGGCATGTCCGCCAGGAAAGGAACTGCCTTCCACGCCTGGGTTGAAGAATACTTCGCTACAACGGGAGTGCTTGACCTGGATGAAGCCCCTGGCTCCGACTCCCACATTGACCAGGCCTACGGGCTGGACCAGATGGTGGAAGCTTTCAAAAACTCGGAGTGGGCGGATCGCGCACCGGCGTTTGTGGAAGTACCCGTTGAGACCCGAATCGGTGACGTCGTTGTCCGCGGACGCATCGATGCCGTGTTCCGTGACGCTGACGGCCATTGGCAGCTCATTGACTGGAAGACGGGCCGCCGGCCATCAGGGCGCCAGCTGGCGTCACGGGCAGTGCAGCTTGCTGTCTACAGGTTGGCATGGGCACGCTTGAAAAACGTGCCTTTGGAAGATGTCAGTGCCGCGTTCTACTACGTGGCGGAGGACGCCCTGGTACGCCCGCATGATTTGGGTAGTGCTGAGGATCTGGAACGGATTGTTACCTCCGCACTGTCGGGACAGGCCTTGCCGGCCCAGCCTTAG